A section of the Mycoplasmopsis synoviae ATCC 25204 genome encodes:
- a CDS encoding helix-turn-helix domain-containing protein encodes MQKVNLIKLKEDFDLFFINNENKKNFEEFFKNSTFALFEDKKLYIFSPLFSKKSIQKFILENYQDLIFRFFKSKNFKLDNFYLIHSEKELNLLLQNSSRNKVEKTQSIKFKNNDFGIKNKNYTFDNFFKSTFNELALEVLKDSLNETGEFNNIYFLCGKSGSGKSHLLSAIANEAKKQNKSCVYIQPALFSNKITQVLFENNSLTKQELNNFFINADVVLFDDFDDYGEGKKKGTKNFILNIIENRINLNKLTIIASKTEYKKLKSLFDEKLFNRLGSGIKVSIESPKLSERKSFLQFLNPKLFEVLDEQSIEFILFNTSNSNWNLIQIVNNLKIRMKFLEGFQNKVEFIKSLLDQDVKTKEEINIDLIISKVSKFFGISKKEIKSKSRKLSVSWARHICVYLDKKLLNKSLNEIGRDFNMDHSSVIYIIRKVNEKMKNLEKKSEINSIINKIHEN; translated from the coding sequence ATGCAAAAAGTGAATTTAATAAAATTAAAAGAAGATTTCGATCTTTTTTTTATTAATAACGAAAACAAAAAAAACTTTGAAGAATTTTTCAAGAATAGTACTTTTGCATTATTTGAAGATAAAAAACTTTATATCTTTTCACCTCTTTTTTCTAAAAAAAGCATTCAAAAATTTATACTAGAAAATTATCAGGATTTAATTTTTAGGTTTTTTAAATCTAAAAATTTTAAGCTTGATAATTTTTATTTAATCCATTCAGAAAAAGAATTAAATCTGCTGCTTCAAAATTCAAGCCGAAATAAAGTAGAAAAAACGCAAAGCATTAAATTTAAAAACAATGACTTCGGTATTAAAAACAAAAACTATACATTTGATAATTTCTTTAAATCTACTTTTAACGAACTTGCTCTTGAAGTTTTAAAAGATAGTTTAAATGAAACTGGCGAATTTAACAACATTTACTTTTTGTGTGGTAAAAGCGGATCAGGAAAAAGTCATTTACTTTCTGCTATAGCAAACGAAGCTAAAAAACAAAATAAATCTTGTGTTTATATTCAGCCAGCACTTTTTTCAAACAAAATAACTCAAGTATTATTTGAAAATAATTCACTGACAAAACAAGAGCTTAATAACTTCTTTATAAACGCTGATGTTGTTTTATTTGATGACTTTGATGACTATGGAGAAGGTAAGAAAAAAGGAACCAAAAACTTTATTCTTAACATTATTGAAAATAGAATCAATTTAAATAAATTAACAATAATAGCTTCTAAAACTGAATATAAAAAACTGAAATCTTTATTTGATGAAAAATTATTCAATAGACTAGGTTCTGGTATTAAGGTTTCTATTGAATCACCAAAGCTATCTGAAAGAAAATCATTTTTACAATTTTTAAATCCAAAACTATTTGAAGTTTTAGATGAACAATCAATTGAATTTATATTATTTAACACTTCTAATAGTAATTGAAACTTAATTCAAATTGTTAATAACTTAAAAATAAGAATGAAGTTTTTAGAAGGTTTTCAAAATAAAGTTGAATTCATTAAGTCGTTACTTGATCAAGATGTAAAAACAAAAGAAGAAATAAATATAGACTTAATAATTTCGAAAGTTTCTAAATTTTTTGGAATATCAAAAAAAGAAATCAAATCTAAATCAAGAAAACTTTCAGTTTCATGGGCTAGACACATTTGTGTTTATTTAGATAAAAAACTATTAAATAAATCACTAAACGAAATTGGTCGTGACTTTAACATGGATCATTCATCAGTTATTTATATAATTAGAAAAGTAAATGAAAAGATGAAGAATCTAGAAAAAAAATCAGAAATTAATTCTATCATCAACAAAATCCACGAAAACTAA
- a CDS encoding DNA polymerase III subunit beta: MLFHINKKKIEEIIHTLINYTDSSDSFDSNKCFYIKINSDFLHVIANSNSIAAQIKTKVDENKIRLEKKGEILINALMLKDVVSKLEGFITIQEKNNSILIYDVYSRFELSKKQTESFRKVEFDQHDNVFSVESKELKNVIKNASVSPSAANENTTDRRLKYINIKGKKEENKIVLYSTNFSRFSTDSLNVDNVNEFDFLVDAKSLKKLLPQSAPKDVNLFINEDRIGVFYDDIKIFLRVAKEKYLNVDSLFKLSKYTEVLIEKSEFLSLIQKVYFLSSEQKKIYIELNNENQMKLNYEVSEIGKSETISSSLTVNGPKVKVAFNYVYLHDALQTLNEGLVSAKFVLSNDDENKCTRIILKSTENDSNIQIIAALMF, encoded by the coding sequence ATGCTATTTCATATTAATAAGAAAAAAATTGAAGAAATTATTCACACACTTATAAATTACACTGATTCATCAGATTCTTTTGATTCAAATAAATGCTTTTATATAAAAATAAATAGTGATTTTTTACATGTAATAGCTAATTCTAATTCTATTGCTGCTCAAATAAAAACAAAAGTAGATGAAAATAAAATTAGATTAGAGAAAAAAGGCGAAATTTTAATTAATGCTTTAATGCTTAAGGATGTTGTTTCTAAACTTGAAGGTTTTATTACTATTCAAGAGAAAAATAATTCTATTTTAATTTATGATGTTTATTCAAGATTTGAACTTTCAAAAAAACAAACAGAATCTTTTAGAAAAGTAGAATTCGATCAACACGATAATGTTTTTTCTGTTGAATCTAAAGAGTTAAAAAATGTAATTAAAAACGCTTCTGTTTCTCCTAGTGCTGCAAACGAAAATACAACAGATAGAAGATTAAAATACATAAATATAAAAGGTAAAAAAGAAGAAAATAAAATTGTTTTATATTCAACTAACTTTAGTAGATTTTCTACTGACTCATTAAATGTTGATAATGTAAATGAATTTGATTTTTTAGTTGATGCTAAATCACTTAAAAAACTTCTTCCTCAAAGTGCTCCAAAAGATGTTAATTTATTTATTAACGAAGATAGAATCGGGGTATTCTATGATGATATTAAAATCTTTTTAAGAGTAGCAAAAGAAAAATATTTAAATGTTGATAGTTTATTTAAATTAAGCAAATACACAGAAGTATTAATCGAAAAATCAGAATTTTTATCATTAATTCAAAAAGTTTATTTTCTATCATCAGAACAAAAGAAAATTTACATCGAATTAAACAATGAAAATCAAATGAAGTTAAACTACGAAGTTTCGGAAATTGGTAAATCTGAAACAATTTCAAGTTCACTAACAGTAAATGGACCAAAAGTAAAAGTAGCGTTTAACTACGTTTATTTACACGATGCTCTTCAAACACTAAATGAAGGTCTAGTATCAGCTAAATTTGTACTTTCAAATGACGATGAGAATAAATGCACAAGAATTATTTTGAAATCAACAGAAAATGATTCAAACATTCAAATTATTGCTGCTTTAATGTTTTAG
- the yaaA gene encoding S4 domain-containing protein YaaA, translating into MTIKIYGEYIKLSQLLKKIDEVDSGGTAKFFLQNKINKVLINGKQTTERNKKVYPGDIIWINNIVHKVEKE; encoded by the coding sequence ATGACAATAAAAATTTACGGAGAATACATTAAGCTAAGTCAATTGCTTAAAAAAATTGATGAAGTTGATTCTGGTGGAACTGCTAAATTCTTTCTACAAAACAAAATCAATAAAGTTTTAATAAATGGAAAACAAACAACTGAAAGAAATAAAAAAGTTTATCCAGGTGATATTATTTGAATTAATAATATTGTCCACAAAGTCGAAAAAGAATAA
- a CDS encoding PolC-type DNA polymerase III translates to MKEYKDVKVKSFANYFNLEFYENLIDIKLLDYSIDQNTKKINLSFELDSFPTVNDFFAFIGNLDNIKDFKVFYSFSFLKINNTESWIENFLKTACEYLKLNELNSVNKVNNQFFYDEFSKSWKISLTKTANEIKVEKELLKLNKFLDKIGIDIISCFIDNKDSANNSDESDIESSVLNFVQNFQEEFETNSSSTFSKNKFRKKQSREIQFFSIKELNENFSSLKKEQISVTGTIYKKELLFKNNSFEKHNLFITDYDDAIKLIASKSSKVKNEFLDNLEVGKTFIFYCYVDTDQRGNKYIQITKVNTSPDLREYSTDHQKIKRIEFNCKSKNNTLDGLLTPEEIVAEAKRQGHSAVGISDYNSIFSFPEFYYAAKANNIKPIYGAGFAMLEDTNGAFLTEFQNQDLITGRYVVFDIETTSLSAYHGEIIEFAATIIENKAVVDKVDIFIKSKEKLSHFTTRLTSITNEMLDQKGIELKEALQKIYDVLNNNVAVAHNANFDYNFLIEKFDQNNMQAPKCTFIDSLVVSRILFEKRDKHNLNEFCRNLNVNYDTEKAHRAIYDTEVLADAWIEATLKLKNTKQISNFQELSEYKSDALFSKHFSLYINTVVKNQAGLKELFQLVSIANTKTFYGAPKIFWSTLKSFKNILVGSNGVKGELFDILLLSSRQRVEKYIQKLDYIEIPHPDLFDSYLDRNQLTKDQLLESLQILISLAKKHNKLIISTAEPRYRHKGDREIFKVLTSFPIRDKRHFLWNYKAVKAGNYSVPNFYFLTTDEMLDAFSFLEDKSLIEDIVVNNAHKLNNLIDENIEVIKTDLYPPSIKNSSELLKDLVYKNAKKKYGEVLPKLVQDRIDKELIPIINYKFDVVYWISHILVKKANDDGYVVGSRGSVGSSLIANLINITEVNPLEPHYICDNCKHFEVVNNDKITSGYDLDDKNCPNCDSIMDKDGHSIPFETFLGFKADKVPDIDLNFSGEYQIAIHNYTRELFGEDKTFRAGTVSSIQYRKAFGFIKKYIEDTNTFYSNGFIDYLAEKCIDVKVTTGKHAGGIVVLPENLDIEEFTPVNYASDGLEDKEWKTTHFKYDFLKENLLKLDLLGHSDPTQIRFLEQATGLLSKNIPKKDKKLLKLFSSTEPMEIDPNDINGETTGAIALPEFGTKFTRGIIKTSKPHLFADLISISGLSHGQNVWKNNAEDLILNENKTLNEIVCCRDDIMNYLIKKGVDASLSFKVTESVRKGKGVDSEDIKILSTYNIPDWFFNSMQKIKYMFPRAHAVAYVIMAWRMGYYKLYYPLEFYASFFSVKCSKFDLSAMIDFSKDGYWKIKNKIEEIEKLIRTNNKKDNKKEEDILESLNVALEMYSRGFTIQNIDIEKSDAYNWIIDKDSKSLIPPFSALDGIEAGAIKIINARKERPFKTVLDFAKRSGVSSTIVEKLKELNVFKDLPESEQLSLFG, encoded by the coding sequence ATGAAAGAATATAAAGACGTCAAAGTAAAATCATTTGCAAATTATTTTAATTTAGAGTTTTATGAAAATTTAATAGATATAAAACTGCTAGATTATTCAATTGATCAAAATACTAAAAAAATAAATTTATCTTTTGAGCTTGATTCATTTCCTACTGTAAATGATTTTTTTGCTTTTATTGGCAACCTTGACAACATAAAAGATTTCAAAGTTTTTTATTCTTTTAGTTTTTTAAAAATTAATAACACTGAATCTTGAATTGAAAATTTTTTAAAAACTGCTTGTGAGTATTTAAAGCTTAATGAATTAAATTCAGTTAATAAAGTTAACAATCAATTCTTTTATGATGAATTTTCTAAATCTTGAAAAATATCCTTAACCAAAACTGCAAATGAAATTAAAGTAGAAAAAGAACTATTAAAACTAAATAAATTTTTAGACAAAATAGGGATCGATATCATTTCTTGTTTTATTGATAATAAAGATAGTGCAAATAATTCTGATGAATCAGATATAGAATCATCAGTTTTAAATTTTGTTCAAAACTTTCAAGAAGAATTTGAAACAAATTCATCTTCAACTTTTTCTAAAAATAAATTTAGAAAAAAACAATCAAGAGAAATTCAGTTCTTTTCAATCAAAGAATTAAACGAAAACTTTTCGTCACTAAAAAAAGAACAAATTTCAGTTACAGGAACTATTTATAAAAAGGAACTTCTTTTTAAAAATAATAGTTTTGAAAAACATAACCTATTTATAACTGATTATGATGATGCAATTAAACTAATTGCTTCTAAATCATCAAAAGTAAAAAATGAATTTTTAGATAATTTAGAAGTTGGTAAAACTTTTATATTTTATTGCTACGTTGATACCGATCAAAGAGGTAATAAATACATTCAAATAACTAAAGTTAATACTTCGCCTGATTTAAGAGAATATTCAACTGATCATCAAAAAATAAAAAGAATTGAATTTAACTGTAAATCTAAAAACAATACTTTAGATGGGCTTCTTACTCCTGAAGAAATAGTAGCAGAAGCAAAACGTCAAGGACATAGCGCTGTTGGAATTAGTGATTATAATTCTATTTTTTCATTTCCTGAATTTTATTACGCTGCCAAAGCTAATAATATAAAACCAATATATGGTGCTGGTTTCGCGATGCTAGAAGATACTAACGGCGCTTTTTTAACAGAGTTCCAAAACCAAGATTTAATAACTGGTAGATATGTGGTATTCGATATCGAAACAACAAGTCTTAGTGCATATCACGGTGAAATAATTGAATTTGCTGCAACTATTATTGAAAATAAAGCAGTTGTAGATAAAGTAGATATCTTTATTAAATCAAAAGAAAAACTATCACACTTTACAACTCGACTAACTTCTATTACTAATGAAATGCTTGATCAAAAAGGTATTGAGTTAAAAGAAGCGCTTCAAAAAATTTATGACGTTCTAAATAATAACGTTGCAGTTGCGCATAATGCTAATTTTGACTACAACTTTTTGATTGAAAAATTTGATCAAAATAATATGCAAGCTCCTAAATGTACTTTTATAGATTCTTTAGTGGTTTCAAGAATATTATTTGAAAAAAGAGATAAACACAACTTAAATGAGTTTTGTAGAAACTTAAATGTTAACTACGATACCGAAAAAGCTCATAGAGCTATTTATGATACAGAAGTATTAGCTGATGCTTGAATTGAAGCCACATTAAAGTTAAAAAATACAAAACAAATAAGTAATTTTCAAGAGCTTTCTGAATATAAATCAGATGCATTATTTTCAAAACATTTTTCTTTATATATAAATACAGTAGTTAAAAATCAAGCTGGATTAAAAGAATTATTCCAACTGGTTTCTATTGCTAACACTAAAACATTTTATGGTGCACCTAAAATATTTTGAAGCACATTAAAAAGCTTTAAAAATATTCTAGTAGGAAGTAATGGAGTTAAAGGTGAGTTATTTGATATTCTTCTGCTATCAAGTAGACAAAGAGTTGAAAAATATATCCAAAAACTTGACTACATTGAAATTCCTCATCCTGATTTATTTGATTCATATTTAGATAGAAACCAATTAACAAAAGATCAATTATTAGAATCACTTCAAATATTAATTAGCTTAGCTAAAAAACATAATAAGCTAATAATATCTACCGCTGAGCCTAGATATAGACATAAAGGTGATAGAGAAATTTTTAAGGTTTTAACTTCATTTCCTATTAGAGATAAAAGGCATTTCTTATGAAACTATAAAGCAGTAAAAGCAGGAAATTACAGCGTTCCTAATTTTTACTTTTTAACAACAGATGAAATGCTTGATGCTTTTAGTTTTTTAGAAGATAAATCATTAATTGAAGATATCGTTGTTAATAATGCTCATAAATTAAATAATTTAATTGATGAAAATATTGAAGTTATTAAAACTGATTTATATCCTCCATCAATTAAAAATTCATCAGAATTATTAAAAGATTTAGTTTATAAAAATGCAAAGAAAAAATATGGTGAAGTTTTACCAAAATTAGTTCAGGATAGAATCGATAAAGAATTAATTCCGATCATTAATTATAAATTTGATGTTGTTTATTGAATATCTCATATATTAGTTAAAAAAGCAAATGACGATGGTTATGTTGTAGGAAGCCGTGGTAGTGTCGGTTCTTCTTTAATTGCAAATTTAATTAACATAACTGAAGTTAATCCGCTTGAGCCTCATTATATTTGTGATAATTGCAAACATTTTGAAGTAGTTAATAACGACAAAATAACATCAGGATATGATCTTGATGACAAAAATTGTCCTAACTGTGATTCTATAATGGATAAAGACGGGCATTCTATTCCATTTGAAACATTTTTAGGTTTTAAAGCTGATAAAGTTCCTGATATAGATTTAAACTTTTCAGGTGAATATCAAATTGCAATTCATAACTACACCAGAGAATTATTTGGTGAAGATAAAACCTTTAGAGCTGGAACAGTTTCTTCTATTCAATATAGAAAAGCATTTGGATTTATTAAAAAATATATAGAAGATACAAATACATTTTATTCAAATGGATTTATCGACTATCTTGCAGAAAAATGTATCGACGTAAAAGTTACAACCGGGAAGCATGCTGGAGGTATTGTAGTTCTGCCAGAAAATTTAGATATTGAAGAATTTACTCCAGTAAACTATGCATCTGATGGACTTGAAGATAAAGAGTGAAAAACAACACATTTTAAATACGATTTTTTAAAAGAAAATCTTTTAAAACTTGATCTTCTGGGACATAGCGATCCAACTCAAATTAGGTTTTTAGAACAAGCAACAGGGCTTCTATCTAAAAACATTCCTAAAAAAGATAAAAAGCTATTAAAGTTATTCTCATCGACAGAACCTATGGAAATCGATCCAAACGATATCAACGGAGAAACAACAGGGGCTATCGCCCTTCCGGAATTTGGAACTAAATTCACCAGAGGAATAATCAAAACTTCTAAGCCGCATTTATTTGCTGATTTAATTTCTATTTCAGGCTTATCACACGGGCAAAACGTTTGAAAAAATAACGCTGAAGATTTAATACTTAACGAAAATAAAACTCTTAATGAAATAGTTTGTTGTAGGGATGATATCATGAACTATTTAATTAAAAAAGGAGTTGATGCTAGTTTATCTTTTAAAGTAACTGAAAGCGTTAGAAAAGGAAAAGGTGTAGATAGCGAAGACATTAAAATACTTTCTACATACAATATTCCTGATTGATTTTTTAATTCAATGCAAAAAATTAAATATATGTTCCCTAGAGCTCATGCGGTAGCTTACGTTATTATGGCTTGAAGAATGGGATACTATAAGCTTTATTATCCACTTGAATTTTATGCATCATTTTTCAGTGTTAAATGTTCTAAATTCGATCTATCTGCAATGATTGATTTTTCAAAAGATGGTTATTGGAAAATAAAAAATAAAATCGAAGAAATTGAAAAATTAATAAGAACAAATAACAAAAAAGATAATAAAAAAGAAGAAGATATTTTAGAGTCATTAAATGTCGCTTTAGAAATGTATTCAAGAGGATTTACTATTCAAAATATTGACATTGAAAAATCAGATGCTTATAACTGAATAATAGATAAAGATTCCAAATCGCTAATTCCTCCGTTTTCTGCTCTTGATGGAATTGAAGCTGGAGCTATTAAAATAATTAACGCAAGAAAAGAACGGCCTTTTAAAACAGTTTTAGATTTCGCAAAAAGATCAGGGGTGAGCTCTACTATAGTTGAAAAATTAAAAGAATTAAACGTCTTTAAAGATCTCCCAGAATCAGAGCAACTATCTTTATTTGGATAA
- a CDS encoding phosphatidate cytidylyltransferase yields the protein MVFFFFIFIGILRFAYFYSFSFSSEVIISTRAISLLLMFGVAFWAMLELNKAFLENKYVSVIFAFAISAYTVFFNGPIFSKYFVYSTEKFALSENYLSMFSVFYFNYWFWVKLIITSLLFLVLRIVILSKSKVIISGILLKLLLYFVANFVIWSFIYCVFIFSYMPSGFQNLIIFTTIASFYDVGGFFGGKFLGKKIIKRPFSPFISPSKTWEGALVGLVFSIVFVFVEIFLANVIEPNKFNLAQVILNVGSSSFNGKLFGTALFFIVFAPVVSMLGDLLFSLIKRVCLIKDFSKILKGHGGILDRIDGIASVFALWSFLMVILYFLNYVG from the coding sequence ATGGTTTTTTTCTTTTTTATATTTATAGGAATTTTAAGGTTTGCTTATTTTTATAGTTTTAGTTTTAGTTCTGAAGTAATAATATCAACTAGAGCTATTAGTCTTTTATTAATGTTTGGTGTTGCATTTTGAGCAATGCTAGAATTAAATAAAGCTTTTTTAGAAAATAAATATGTAAGTGTTATTTTTGCATTTGCAATAAGCGCTTATACTGTATTTTTTAATGGACCTATATTTAGTAAATACTTTGTTTATTCAACTGAAAAATTTGCATTATCAGAAAACTATTTATCAATGTTTTCTGTTTTTTATTTTAACTATTGATTTTGAGTAAAACTAATTATTACTTCACTTTTATTTTTAGTTCTTAGAATAGTTATTCTTTCTAAAAGTAAAGTAATAATTAGTGGCATTTTATTAAAACTACTTTTATATTTTGTTGCTAATTTTGTTATTTGATCTTTTATATATTGCGTATTTATTTTTTCTTACATGCCTAGCGGATTTCAAAATTTAATTATATTTACTACCATTGCATCATTTTATGATGTTGGCGGATTTTTTGGTGGTAAATTTTTAGGTAAAAAAATTATTAAAAGACCATTTTCACCTTTTATTAGTCCTAGTAAAACTTGAGAAGGCGCTTTAGTGGGACTTGTCTTTTCAATTGTGTTTGTTTTTGTTGAAATCTTTTTAGCCAATGTAATAGAGCCTAATAAATTCAATTTAGCGCAAGTTATATTAAATGTAGGAAGCTCTTCATTTAATGGAAAATTATTTGGGACAGCATTATTTTTTATAGTATTTGCTCCTGTGGTTTCAATGCTTGGTGATTTACTTTTTTCTTTAATAAAAAGAGTTTGCCTTATTAAAGATTTTTCAAAAATTTTAAAAGGCCATGGCGGAATATTGGACCGTATTGATGGAATTGCTTCAGTGTTTGCGCTTTGAAGTTTTTTGATGGTTATTTTATATTTTTTAAATTATGTTGGATAG
- a CDS encoding type III pantothenate kinase yields MKNNQSKIKLVIDVGNSYLKIGIFHDLELIELKKFKTKYFKISYFQNFYKKVFAKYKFNLFIVFGSVVPSIEQKFLDFVKENNLENNFFLINNYLKLSFKVPQEKLGLIGNDLLGAMEYASKETSNALIFLFGTASVALLLEKLNFSGAIIAPGMNFSFNNLLSKAKKLKGFKLHKENVSLWNLNTQDALESGYENLKNGFIKQIICKSNSNYPVYISGGDISNLSPEISHQFVDNIVLKGYLLIYLKNC; encoded by the coding sequence ATGAAAAATAATCAAAGCAAAATAAAATTAGTTATTGATGTTGGTAATTCTTATTTAAAAATAGGGATTTTTCATGATTTAGAATTAATAGAGCTTAAGAAATTTAAAACAAAATATTTTAAAATTTCATATTTTCAAAACTTTTACAAAAAAGTATTTGCAAAATACAAATTTAATTTATTTATAGTTTTTGGTAGCGTGGTTCCAAGTATTGAGCAAAAGTTTTTAGATTTTGTTAAAGAAAATAATTTAGAAAACAACTTTTTTTTAATTAATAATTATTTAAAACTTTCTTTTAAGGTGCCACAAGAAAAATTAGGCCTTATCGGTAACGATTTACTTGGTGCTATGGAATATGCTTCTAAAGAAACGAGTAATGCACTTATTTTTCTTTTTGGTACAGCATCAGTTGCTCTTCTTCTAGAAAAGCTAAATTTTAGCGGAGCAATAATAGCACCTGGAATGAATTTTAGTTTTAATAATTTATTATCTAAAGCTAAAAAACTAAAAGGATTTAAGCTTCACAAAGAAAATGTTTCACTGTGAAATTTAAACACTCAAGATGCTCTTGAATCTGGATATGAGAATTTAAAAAATGGTTTTATTAAACAAATAATTTGTAAAAGTAATTCTAATTATCCTGTTTATATTTCTGGAGGAGATATTAGTAATTTAAGCCCAGAAATTAGTCATCAATTTGTAGATAATATCGTACTTAAAGGTTATTTACTTATTTACCTTAAAAATTGTTAA
- the coaBC gene encoding bifunctional phosphopantothenoylcysteine decarboxylase/phosphopantothenate--cysteine ligase CoaBC, with the protein MKILLLVTSSIAIVKLGDFLNLLKKDSKNQITVVLSKNASKYKLNFPKEDENLKYLYSESYIKKDPQHVYLARDNDLIILFAATYNTITKFARGIADNFLTSILAVNKKPVVILPAMNSNMWENPINLEHVSKLKKYGHIFIGPDCGTLYCNDFGIGKMVKISDIYERLFGKNKPKLLLSFGYTKSPIDSVRSLMVPSSGKMGLALISELAFDFDLTVINASLQHLNSKIPANVKVVNVNYIDEYKEAVFSEIKNSDGFISVAAVSDFIFEKIDNKISKNNSSGVLKYHIGSDVLKEVSNKYPNKIMVGFSLGDSNNYKEKAKEKLINKKLSLIVANSISSLNNENINASLLDKNLNEIYFENVSKYDFAKEIKNQLWKIIKAK; encoded by the coding sequence ATGAAAATCCTTCTACTGGTTACCTCTAGCATTGCAATAGTTAAATTAGGTGATTTTTTAAATCTTTTAAAAAAAGATTCTAAAAATCAAATAACAGTTGTCTTATCTAAAAATGCTTCTAAATATAAATTAAATTTTCCTAAAGAAGATGAAAATTTAAAGTATTTATATTCAGAGAGCTACATTAAAAAAGATCCTCAACATGTTTATCTAGCTAGAGATAATGACCTAATAATTCTTTTTGCAGCTACATATAATACCATTACAAAATTTGCACGTGGCATTGCTGATAATTTTCTAACTTCAATACTAGCAGTTAATAAAAAACCGGTTGTAATTCTTCCGGCTATGAATTCAAATATGTGAGAAAATCCAATTAATTTAGAACACGTTTCTAAATTAAAAAAATACGGTCACATATTTATAGGTCCAGATTGTGGAACGCTATATTGCAATGACTTTGGAATTGGAAAAATGGTTAAAATCAGCGATATTTACGAGCGCTTATTTGGTAAAAATAAACCAAAACTGCTTTTAAGTTTTGGTTATACCAAAAGCCCTATTGATTCGGTAAGATCGCTAATGGTTCCATCAAGCGGAAAAATGGGACTGGCACTGATTTCAGAACTTGCTTTTGATTTTGATTTAACAGTTATTAATGCGTCCTTGCAGCATTTAAATTCAAAAATTCCAGCTAATGTAAAAGTTGTTAATGTTAACTATATCGACGAATATAAAGAAGCAGTTTTTAGTGAAATAAAAAACAGCGATGGCTTTATATCAGTAGCTGCTGTTAGTGATTTTATTTTTGAAAAAATAGATAATAAAATTTCTAAAAATAATTCAAGTGGAGTTTTAAAATATCATATAGGTAGTGATGTTTTAAAAGAAGTATCTAACAAATACCCAAACAAAATAATGGTAGGTTTTTCTTTAGGTGATTCTAATAATTACAAAGAAAAAGCTAAAGAAAAATTAATAAATAAAAAACTTAGTTTAATAGTAGCTAATAGCATTTCTTCATTAAATAATGAAAACATTAACGCAAGTTTATTAGATAAAAATTTAAATGAAATTTATTTTGAAAATGTTTCAAAATATGATTTTGCTAAAGAAATTAAAAATCAATTATGAAAAATAATCAAAGCAAAATAA
- a CDS encoding ECF transporter S component has protein sequence MSIKRIAYFGMYLGIILGLSLIPYIGLITIGPVSINIITIVIIIASFHLGFFGGLASGAFVGLGSFLAALLYGRILFIYFDIAFLPRLLVGALIGVIVIKIKKITIWKALFLGLLAALANTVLVTAFLFLHNAISTIAFIGESLKGFVFWVSLISVNALVELLVLGALSMFLFKFYIYLCNKTNQEKAEKLLKY, from the coding sequence ATGTCAATTAAAAGAATAGCTTATTTTGGAATGTATTTAGGGATAATTTTAGGCTTAAGCCTTATTCCTTATATTGGGCTAATTACCATTGGCCCAGTGTCTATAAACATCATTACCATTGTAATTATAATTGCATCATTTCATTTAGGTTTTTTTGGTGGACTTGCATCAGGAGCCTTTGTAGGACTAGGAAGTTTTTTGGCCGCGCTTTTATATGGAAGAATTTTATTTATCTATTTTGATATTGCTTTTCTACCAAGACTTTTAGTTGGTGCATTAATAGGAGTAATAGTTATTAAAATAAAAAAAATAACTATTTGAAAAGCGCTTTTTTTAGGGCTTCTTGCCGCGCTTGCTAATACCGTTTTAGTTACTGCGTTTTTATTTTTACATAATGCAATTTCTACAATTGCTTTTATTGGAGAGAGCTTAAAAGGTTTTGTTTTTTGAGTTTCATTAATATCTGTTAACGCTTTAGTAGAGCTACTAGTATTAGGTGCACTTTCTATGTTTTTATTTAAGTTTTATATTTATTTATGCAACAAAACAAACCAAGAAAAAGCCGAAAAATTATTAAAATATTAA